From the genome of Sulfurovum sp. NBC37-1, one region includes:
- a CDS encoding 4Fe-4S binding protein, with protein sequence MILFDIAKKVLRVSKALFTESPAKVDVRYTAMHSPARYRGEHRIDYETCIGCDSCNKICPTHAITMKHLPFKKQNIVPEVNLSVCIFCGLCEDVCPTKPEKSIVLSGGRYDMLSGGWHEDQNDFWVHVDIPQSYIDSRLEAEEAARVKKELAAKKKEAEKKAAEEAAKKADAKQASPSEKKEGSTEPAEKNDTEEGGKE encoded by the coding sequence ATGATACTTTTTGACATAGCCAAAAAGGTACTGCGTGTCTCCAAAGCGCTTTTTACGGAGAGCCCCGCAAAAGTGGATGTGAGATATACGGCGATGCACAGTCCCGCGCGTTACAGAGGGGAACACCGTATAGATTATGAAACCTGTATAGGCTGCGACTCGTGTAACAAGATCTGCCCGACGCATGCCATTACGATGAAACATCTTCCCTTCAAGAAACAGAATATCGTCCCCGAGGTCAATCTCTCGGTCTGTATCTTCTGCGGTCTGTGTGAAGATGTCTGTCCGACCAAGCCTGAAAAGTCCATCGTACTGAGTGGTGGGCGCTACGACATGCTCAGTGGCGGATGGCACGAAGATCAGAATGATTTCTGGGTGCATGTGGACATACCGCAGAGTTACATAGACAGCCGTTTGGAAGCGGAAGAGGCTGCACGCGTCAAAAAAGAGCTGGCTGCCAAAAAGAAAGAAGCGGAAAAGAAGGCAGCAGAAGAAGCAGCAAAAAAAGCTGACGCCAAGCAAGCCTCGCCATCCGAAAAGAAAGAGGGCAGTACCGAACCTGCCGAGAAAAACGATACTGAAGAAGGAGGGAAAGAATGA
- a CDS encoding NADH-quinone oxidoreductase subunit J family protein — protein MSLLLLTVVLILAAASLMIKKSVPAMISFALMMFLLGIYYVTLDAKLLGLFQIFVYAGGIVVLMLFGVTIIGVEFPKAASRPWAAVSAFLVFVLLTVLFFRAVDTLKKVAGQPTEKVDLFAHSFSDMVILFALIGASLLYGTIKMTGQLKSKRSKDV, from the coding sequence ATGAGCCTGTTACTTTTAACGGTTGTCCTGATCCTGGCGGCGGCTTCACTGATGATCAAAAAGAGTGTTCCAGCCATGATCAGTTTTGCCCTAATGATGTTTCTGCTGGGTATCTACTACGTGACGCTCGATGCCAAACTTCTGGGACTGTTCCAGATCTTCGTCTATGCAGGGGGGATCGTGGTCCTGATGCTCTTTGGCGTGACGATCATCGGGGTGGAATTTCCCAAAGCGGCTTCGCGTCCCTGGGCGGCGGTAAGTGCCTTTCTGGTCTTTGTGCTTCTGACGGTACTCTTTTTCAGAGCGGTGGATACTTTGAAGAAGGTAGCCGGCCAGCCGACAGAAAAGGTCGATCTCTTTGCGCACAGTTTCAGTGACATGGTGATCCTCTTTGCCCTGATCGGTGCGAGCCTGCTTTACGGGACCATAAAGATGACCGGGCAGCTGAAGTCCAAAAGGAGCAAGGATGTTTGA
- a CDS encoding NADH-quinone oxidoreductase subunit NuoK has translation MFETEMIFAFALFAIGLYGVSSGRDFLCILFSLEMLLNAVIMMLAITAHYLGMTQNIALAYMVMVLATLEAAAGVLIFAAANKVSKSVIPDELNGDVE, from the coding sequence ATGTTTGAAACTGAAATGATTTTCGCTTTCGCACTGTTCGCCATCGGCCTCTACGGTGTCTCTTCGGGCAGGGATTTCCTGTGTATCCTCTTTTCGCTTGAAATGCTTCTCAATGCGGTCATCATGATGCTGGCGATCACGGCGCACTATCTGGGCATGACGCAGAACATTGCGCTTGCCTACATGGTCATGGTCCTGGCGACACTTGAAGCGGCAGCAGGCGTACTCATCTTCGCAGCGGCGAACAAAGTGAGCAAGTCCGTCATTCCCGATGAACTGAACGGGGATGTGGAATAA